In a single window of the Pandoraea pulmonicola genome:
- a CDS encoding flagellar hook-associated protein 3 yields the protein MHNTSQRNTAKLADVMQRIASGDRILRVSDDTVGSTRLARLDRDNKRLDQYLSNIGVLAHRFQRNEVQMSGIVAQIQEARTTLVRAGDSSTVPDDMKAAANTIDLLRESMMAAANAKDNDGNYVFSGTAVGAPPVKYDPAAAVGMRYSFEGNTGKQMVVVGDGVTQSANVSLDEMAALLNALEVASKAMDENAPDASERARRTLSAVDNALESVSGKIAAQGGAHALLDMLKDTYNDVLSAGEEASEAVRQVDPVKASSELASYTIAIQATQKTYARIMELSLFNFV from the coding sequence ATGCACAACACGTCGCAACGAAACACAGCCAAGCTGGCCGATGTGATGCAGCGCATTGCAAGCGGCGACCGCATTCTTCGCGTGTCGGACGACACCGTCGGCTCGACGCGTCTGGCGCGCCTGGACCGGGACAACAAACGTCTGGATCAGTACCTCAGCAACATCGGTGTGCTCGCACATCGTTTTCAGCGCAACGAAGTGCAGATGTCCGGCATCGTTGCTCAAATTCAGGAAGCACGTACCACTTTGGTACGCGCGGGGGACAGCAGTACCGTGCCGGACGACATGAAGGCTGCCGCCAATACGATCGACCTGCTTCGCGAGAGCATGATGGCGGCAGCAAATGCCAAGGACAACGATGGCAATTACGTCTTCTCGGGAACGGCCGTGGGAGCCCCCCCGGTGAAGTACGATCCCGCCGCGGCCGTTGGGATGCGCTATAGCTTTGAGGGTAATACCGGCAAGCAGATGGTCGTGGTGGGCGATGGTGTCACGCAGTCGGCCAATGTGAGCCTCGACGAGATGGCTGCGCTCCTGAATGCACTCGAGGTCGCATCGAAAGCAATGGATGAAAACGCCCCCGATGCGAGCGAGCGGGCTCGTCGTACGCTGAGTGCAGTGGACAATGCGCTCGAGTCCGTTTCGGGGAAGATCGCGGCGCAGGGCGGCGCTCACGCGTTGCTCGATATGCTTAAGGATACGTACAACGACGTGCTGTCCGCCGGCGAAGAGGCATCCGAGGCCGTCAGGCAGGTCGACCCGGTAAAGGCCAGTTCCGAGCTTGCCAGCTATACGATTGCGATTCAGGCGACGCAGAAGACCTACGCCAGAATCATGGAGCTCTCGCTGTTCAACTTCGTCTAA